In one Spirosoma rigui genomic region, the following are encoded:
- a CDS encoding SDR family oxidoreductase → MTTEFNIEAKPQHQDAQPGLEFEMDPQPIYIRDNYEGADKLQDKIAVITGGDSGIGRAVAVHFAREGADLALIYHPREEQDAQKTKSLIEAEGRRCLLLAGDLKNISFIRDCVGKIISTYHHVNILVNNAANHVEQNEFVDISDEQMRQTFELNILAMFRLTKNLLPHMGAYDCIINTTSVVSYRGSESLIDYAATKGAVTAFTRSLSQNLVDRQIRVNAVAPGPIWTPLIVATKTPEEVAKFGKDTPMERPGQPAELAPAYVFLASEDASYFTGQVIHVNGGELINS, encoded by the coding sequence ATGACAACCGAATTCAACATAGAAGCAAAGCCCCAGCACCAAGATGCCCAGCCGGGGCTGGAATTTGAAATGGACCCTCAGCCGATTTACATTCGGGATAATTACGAAGGGGCCGATAAACTACAGGATAAGATTGCCGTCATTACCGGGGGCGACTCGGGTATTGGCCGGGCCGTAGCCGTTCATTTTGCCCGCGAAGGAGCCGACCTGGCCCTCATTTACCATCCCCGGGAAGAGCAGGATGCGCAGAAAACAAAATCACTGATCGAGGCTGAAGGGCGTCGGTGTCTGTTGCTGGCGGGTGACCTTAAGAATATTTCCTTTATCCGGGACTGTGTCGGTAAGATTATCAGTACGTATCACCACGTCAACATACTGGTTAATAACGCGGCCAACCACGTTGAGCAGAATGAATTTGTGGATATATCGGACGAGCAGATGCGGCAGACGTTTGAGCTAAATATTCTGGCCATGTTCCGCCTGACGAAGAATCTGCTGCCCCACATGGGTGCCTACGATTGCATCATTAACACAACCTCGGTGGTTTCGTACCGCGGCAGTGAATCGCTGATCGATTATGCCGCCACCAAAGGGGCCGTGACAGCCTTTACCCGTTCGCTGTCGCAGAACCTAGTCGACCGGCAGATTCGCGTCAACGCCGTAGCCCCCGGTCCGATCTGGACACCCCTTATTGTGGCGACAAAGACGCCCGAAGAAGTGGCAAAATTTGGGAAGGATACACCCATGGAACGGCCCGGTCAGCCCGCCGAACTGGCGCCGGCCTACGTATTTCTGGCCTCGGAAGATGCCTCTTACTTCACAGGACAGGTTATTCATGTGAACGGGGGCGAGTTAATAAATTCCTAA
- a CDS encoding SDR family oxidoreductase, translated as MEAKIPPQHQDIQPGIEAELTPQPKVIRHLYKGANKLKDKVALITGGDSGIGRAVAVHFAREGADVAISYMAREEVDAQKTKELVEAEGKRCLLLPGDIRQETYCQQIVADTIQQLGKLNILVNNAGLQLAHKTLEEARDEDLLDTYETNIYSFFRVTKAAVPHMQAGDCIINTTSVTAYQGRADLLEYSSTKGAIMTFTRALSSNLAPKGIRVNGVAPGPIWTPLNPSSVEAKQIPQFGKDVPMKRPGQPSEVAPAYVFLASEDSSYVTGQIMHPNGGTIVNA; from the coding sequence ATGGAAGCCAAAATACCCCCTCAACATCAGGATATCCAGCCGGGCATCGAAGCGGAACTGACCCCTCAGCCCAAGGTAATACGGCACCTGTACAAGGGAGCGAACAAACTTAAGGATAAAGTCGCACTCATCACCGGGGGCGACTCGGGTATTGGCCGGGCCGTAGCCGTTCATTTCGCCCGCGAAGGAGCCGACGTAGCTATTTCTTACATGGCCCGCGAAGAGGTCGACGCGCAGAAAACCAAGGAACTGGTTGAAGCCGAAGGCAAACGCTGCCTACTGCTGCCAGGCGACATCCGGCAAGAAACCTATTGCCAGCAGATCGTAGCAGATACCATTCAGCAGCTGGGTAAACTCAATATTCTCGTGAACAACGCCGGGCTTCAACTGGCACACAAGACTCTGGAAGAAGCGCGCGACGAAGACTTGCTGGATACCTACGAAACGAATATTTATTCGTTCTTCCGGGTGACGAAAGCTGCCGTTCCACACATGCAGGCGGGGGATTGCATTATCAATACCACCTCCGTTACGGCCTATCAGGGTCGCGCCGATCTACTCGAATACTCGTCCACAAAAGGTGCGATCATGACCTTTACCCGGGCGCTGTCGAGTAACCTGGCCCCCAAAGGTATCCGCGTCAATGGTGTAGCCCCCGGTCCGATCTGGACTCCGCTCAACCCCTCGTCGGTGGAAGCCAAGCAAATACCGCAGTTTGGTAAAGATGTACCCATGAAACGGCCCGGCCAGCCCAGTGAAGTGGCCCCGGCCTACGTATTTCTGGCCTCGGAAGACTCGTCTTACGTAACGGGGCAGATCATGCACCCTAACGGCGGCACTATCGTCAATGCCTGA
- a CDS encoding GMC oxidoreductase encodes MTINGDVRKQNTYDAIVIGSGISGGWAAKELCEKGVKTLVLERGRDVKHIVDYPTATLNPWEFPHRNRMPDAFDKANPIATKCYALDEATEQFFVKDADHPYVQEKPFDWIKGYQVGGKSLIWARQTQRWSRFDFEANARDGAAVDWPIRYEEIAPWYSRVEKFVGISGNKDGLETLPDGEFLKPWELNCVEKHIQKRVADQYKDRHVIIGRCAHLTDPQQIHYDQGRAQCQARHLCYRGCPYGGYFSSNSSTLPWAAKTGNLTLRPDSVVHSIIYDESKQKATGVRVIDTHTKQMTEYYARIIFVNAACLNTNLLLLNSTSHRFPNGLGNDSGLLGRYVAFHNYRGNITADYEGFADGYYYGRRPTTAFMPNFRNVDRQETNFQRGYMVAFSAARSGWQRGNGVDGFGADFKNKLTDPGAWHVFMMMQGETVPRYENHVRLSTDKKDPWGIPQLITSVDYTDNDLRMMKDFLEQGADMLSKAGCKNINPYDDHRNPGLDIHEMGGVRMGRDPKTSLLNAHNQLHLVKNVFVTDGAAMTSTGSQNPSITFMALTARAVDHAVSEMKRKNL; translated from the coding sequence ATGACAATTAATGGCGACGTCCGGAAGCAAAATACGTATGACGCTATCGTGATCGGCTCCGGCATCAGCGGGGGATGGGCGGCTAAAGAACTCTGCGAAAAAGGGGTAAAAACGCTCGTGCTCGAACGCGGGCGTGATGTTAAACACATTGTCGATTATCCCACTGCTACACTGAATCCCTGGGAGTTTCCGCACCGCAACCGGATGCCCGATGCCTTTGATAAGGCTAATCCTATTGCCACAAAATGTTACGCGCTGGATGAGGCAACGGAGCAGTTTTTCGTTAAAGATGCTGATCATCCGTACGTGCAGGAGAAACCTTTCGACTGGATCAAAGGCTATCAGGTAGGCGGAAAATCATTGATCTGGGCGCGGCAGACGCAGCGCTGGAGCCGGTTCGATTTTGAAGCCAACGCCCGCGATGGGGCCGCCGTAGACTGGCCCATTCGCTACGAAGAAATAGCCCCCTGGTATAGTCGGGTGGAAAAGTTCGTGGGTATCAGCGGCAATAAAGACGGGCTGGAAACACTACCCGACGGGGAGTTCCTGAAGCCCTGGGAGCTTAACTGCGTAGAAAAGCATATTCAGAAACGCGTAGCCGACCAGTACAAAGACCGCCATGTCATCATCGGCCGGTGTGCACACCTGACCGACCCGCAGCAAATCCACTACGACCAGGGCCGTGCGCAGTGCCAGGCGCGGCATTTATGCTACCGGGGCTGTCCGTATGGGGGCTACTTCAGCAGTAACTCATCGACGTTGCCGTGGGCGGCCAAAACGGGGAACCTCACTCTACGGCCTGATTCGGTCGTTCACTCGATCATCTACGACGAGAGCAAACAAAAGGCAACTGGCGTTCGGGTGATCGACACGCATACTAAACAGATGACGGAGTACTACGCCCGCATCATCTTTGTCAATGCGGCCTGTCTCAACACAAACCTGCTGTTACTTAATTCAACGTCACACCGGTTTCCGAATGGACTCGGTAACGATAGCGGGCTGCTGGGCCGGTACGTAGCGTTCCACAATTATCGGGGCAATATTACAGCCGATTATGAAGGGTTTGCCGATGGGTATTATTATGGCCGCCGTCCAACCACTGCATTCATGCCAAACTTTCGGAATGTTGACCGGCAGGAAACGAATTTTCAACGGGGGTACATGGTTGCCTTTAGTGCAGCCCGGTCGGGCTGGCAGCGCGGTAACGGCGTAGATGGGTTTGGGGCAGACTTCAAAAATAAGCTGACTGACCCCGGCGCGTGGCACGTGTTTATGATGATGCAGGGAGAAACCGTGCCGCGCTACGAAAACCACGTGCGACTCAGCACCGACAAAAAAGATCCCTGGGGGATCCCGCAACTCATTACGTCTGTTGACTACACCGATAATGACCTGCGGATGATGAAAGACTTTTTGGAGCAGGGGGCCGACATGCTGAGTAAGGCAGGCTGCAAAAACATTAACCCCTACGATGACCACCGTAATCCCGGGCTCGATATTCACGAAATGGGTGGGGTGCGGATGGGACGTGACCCCAAAACCTCGTTGCTCAATGCCCACAACCAGCTCCACCTGGTTAAGAATGTGTTTGTGACCGACGGGGCCGCCATGACATCAACGGGCTCCCAGAATCCATCCATCACCTTTATGGCCCTGACTGCCCGGGCCGTTGACCATGCCGTATCGGAGATGAAAAGAAAGAACTTATGA
- a CDS encoding DUF4844 domain-containing protein, producing MNKPKLTPEAQLARLTFYRNHEKFPNPDWENRELPVPDEPQREKMNKAVNDFIDFLIVLIERGDTEPEEFKENIQAYVDNWDVLHYDTDEIDFIIDVECAVMRVVGVDCSELAL from the coding sequence ATGAATAAGCCCAAACTGACTCCTGAGGCCCAGCTGGCGCGCCTGACGTTTTACCGAAACCACGAGAAGTTTCCTAACCCCGACTGGGAAAATAGGGAGTTGCCCGTACCGGATGAACCGCAACGGGAAAAAATGAATAAAGCGGTCAATGATTTTATCGACTTTCTGATTGTGCTGATTGAGCGGGGCGATACCGAGCCCGAAGAGTTCAAAGAGAATATCCAGGCATATGTCGATAACTGGGATGTACTGCACTACGATACCGACGAAATCGACTTCATTATCGACGTCGAATGCGCTGTTATGCGGGTTGTCGGCGTCGATTGTAGTGAACTGGCATTATAA
- a CDS encoding 3-oxoacyl-ACP synthase, whose translation MNWHYKPNGNEMTSESIKQHLYAQCEHYVQQRIETAKLAMEAAQESANSESKSSAGDKYETGRAMAQLERDRHAQLLAQARKMEQELVRVNVTKVYETVQAGSLVSTNRGAFFISISAGKLRVAEADYFAVSPASPVAAALSGHKAGDVVIVNNATYQIVAVS comes from the coding sequence GTGAACTGGCATTATAAACCGAACGGCAACGAGATGACCAGCGAATCGATCAAACAGCATTTATACGCTCAATGCGAACACTACGTTCAGCAGCGGATTGAAACCGCGAAGCTGGCGATGGAAGCCGCCCAGGAGTCGGCTAATTCCGAGTCGAAAAGCAGTGCGGGCGACAAATACGAAACCGGCCGGGCCATGGCCCAACTGGAACGTGATCGCCACGCGCAACTGCTGGCCCAGGCCCGAAAGATGGAGCAGGAACTCGTTAGGGTTAACGTAACGAAAGTGTATGAGACGGTGCAGGCGGGGAGTCTGGTCAGTACGAACCGGGGAGCTTTCTTCATCAGTATCAGCGCGGGTAAGCTACGCGTTGCCGAAGCGGACTACTTCGCCGTGTCGCCCGCTTCGCCCGTAGCAGCGGCCCTGTCGGGTCATAAAGCGGGTGATGTTGTCATAGTCAACAACGCTACGTATCAGATCGTCGCTGTTTCGTAG
- the rplI gene encoding 50S ribosomal protein L9 has product MDIILKTDIAGLGYKNDTVTVKPGYGRNYLIPQGFAMMATDSNKKIVAENIRQAAHKAEKIKTEAQTIADGIGDMTLTIPAKAGDSGKIFGRVTNTQVADALREKGFDIDRKKITVDDVKTLGTYEASLDLHKDVKHKVKFEVVAAD; this is encoded by the coding sequence ATGGATATCATTTTAAAAACCGATATTGCCGGCCTGGGCTATAAGAACGACACCGTTACGGTGAAGCCCGGTTACGGTCGCAACTACCTGATACCCCAGGGATTTGCCATGATGGCGACCGACTCCAACAAGAAAATTGTTGCCGAGAACATTCGCCAGGCAGCTCACAAAGCTGAAAAAATTAAAACCGAAGCCCAGACCATTGCAGACGGCATTGGCGACATGACGCTGACCATCCCCGCGAAAGCAGGTGACAGCGGCAAAATCTTCGGACGTGTAACGAACACCCAGGTAGCCGATGCGCTGCGTGAGAAAGGTTTTGATATCGACCGGAAGAAGATCACGGTTGATGACGTAAAAACCCTCGGTACCTACGAAGCATCGCTCGACCTGCACAAGGACGTTAAGCACAAAGTGAAATTTGAAGTTGTAGCCGCCGACTAG
- the rpsR gene encoding 30S ribosomal protein S18 → MSLQNESVSKTENRKKYDRFKKAGIKYIDYKDGNFLLKLLNEQGKILPRRLTGTSLKNQRKVAQAVKRARHLAILPYVGDSLK, encoded by the coding sequence ATGAGTCTGCAAAACGAATCTGTCTCGAAAACCGAGAACCGCAAAAAATACGACCGCTTCAAAAAAGCCGGTATTAAATACATTGACTACAAAGACGGCAACTTCCTGCTGAAACTGCTCAACGAGCAGGGCAAAATTCTGCCCCGTCGTTTGACCGGCACCAGCCTGAAGAACCAGCGCAAAGTAGCCCAGGCCGTAAAACGCGCCCGTCATTTAGCCATCCTGCCGTACGTCGGCGATTCACTGAAATAA
- the rpsF gene encoding 30S ribosomal protein S6, which yields MFPNNYETVFILTPVLSDLQMKDAVDKFRKVLTDNGAELVHEENMGLRKLAYPIQHKNTGYYQLFEFKAPGTTIEKLNTEYLRDERIIRHLTISLDKHAVSYNDRKRNGLVGKKKQTENAGEAK from the coding sequence ATGTTTCCCAATAACTACGAAACGGTGTTCATTTTAACTCCCGTTTTATCTGATCTTCAGATGAAGGACGCCGTTGACAAGTTCCGCAAAGTGCTGACCGATAACGGGGCGGAGCTCGTTCACGAAGAGAATATGGGTCTGCGCAAGCTGGCCTATCCAATTCAGCATAAGAACACGGGTTACTACCAACTCTTCGAGTTTAAGGCCCCCGGCACGACCATCGAGAAACTCAACACCGAGTATCTCCGTGATGAGCGTATCATCCGTCACCTGACGATTTCGCTCGACAAGCACGCCGTGTCGTACAACGACCGGAAGCGCAATGGCTTAGTGGGTAAGAAAAAACAAACCGAAAACGCCGGGGAGGCCAAGTAA
- a CDS encoding YggS family pyridoxal phosphate-dependent enzyme, with protein MIADSIHQIEQKLQGRARLIAVTKTKPVPMLQEAYDAGCRLFGENKVQEMADKQPQLPADVQWHLIGHLQTNKVKYIAPFVALIHSVDSLKLLQEINKQAAKHNRVIDCLLQIYIADEETKFGLSPDEADTLLTSPELDPLTNVRIVGLMGLATNTGDTEQVRREFRGLKHLYDRLASIDRPLIQFSELSMGMSGDYRIAVEEGSTLVRVGSAIFGSRN; from the coding sequence ATGATTGCAGATTCGATTCATCAGATAGAGCAGAAGTTGCAGGGGCGGGCCCGGCTCATCGCGGTTACCAAGACAAAACCCGTACCCATGTTGCAGGAGGCCTACGACGCGGGCTGCCGCTTGTTTGGTGAGAACAAGGTGCAGGAAATGGCCGACAAACAGCCTCAACTGCCCGCCGACGTGCAGTGGCACCTGATTGGTCATCTCCAGACCAACAAAGTAAAATACATTGCCCCGTTTGTAGCCCTGATCCACTCGGTCGATAGCCTGAAGTTGTTGCAGGAGATCAATAAACAGGCGGCTAAGCACAACCGGGTCATCGACTGCCTGCTCCAGATCTACATTGCCGATGAAGAAACCAAGTTTGGTCTCTCGCCCGACGAAGCCGATACTCTGTTGACGTCACCCGAGCTTGATCCGCTGACAAACGTACGGATTGTAGGGCTGATGGGGCTGGCAACCAACACCGGTGATACCGAACAGGTTCGCCGGGAGTTTCGCGGACTTAAACATCTGTATGATAGACTAGCCTCTATCGACCGGCCCCTGATCCAGTTCAGCGAACTGTCGATGGGCATGAGTGGCGACTACCGTATTGCCGTCGAGGAGGGCAGTACGCTGGTTCGGGTGGGTAGTGCCATTTTTGGAAGCCGTAACTAG
- a CDS encoding DUF423 domain-containing protein, protein MKFFIQAGAILGLIGVGLGAFGAHALKNMLEATGRSATFETAVKYQFYHALALVLVGVLMQQFGSNPTTVKLLGWAGNSFLVGTLIFSGSLYILCFSGITWLGAITPIGGVAMIAGWALLFWAFL, encoded by the coding sequence ATGAAGTTTTTTATTCAGGCAGGGGCCATACTTGGTCTCATTGGGGTAGGATTGGGTGCCTTCGGTGCACACGCGTTAAAAAATATGCTGGAGGCCACGGGCCGCTCTGCTACGTTTGAGACGGCAGTCAAATACCAGTTTTATCATGCACTGGCACTGGTGCTGGTGGGCGTACTGATGCAGCAGTTTGGCAGCAATCCAACCACTGTCAAGCTGCTCGGCTGGGCGGGAAATTCGTTTCTAGTTGGCACGCTCATTTTCTCGGGATCGCTCTACATCCTATGCTTCTCGGGCATAACCTGGCTGGGGGCCATTACGCCCATCGGGGGCGTAGCCATGATTGCGGGCTGGGCTCTGCTGTTCTGGGCATTTTTATAG
- a CDS encoding peptide chain release factor 3: protein MQTNIQAETARRRTFAIISHPDAGKTTLTEKLLLFGGAIQTAGAVKSNKIKKSATSDFMEIEKQRGISVATSVMTFEYDDLKINILDTPGHKDFAEDTYRTLTAVDSVILVIDCVKGVEEQTERLMEVCRMRDTPVIIFINKMDREGRNPFDLLDELEEKLNIRVRPMTWPVNMGSDFKGVYSLIEKKLYFFKANKTKVEADVLPIDLADDMLDRKVGIRDAGQLREDVELIDGVYDSFDRQAYLDGKLAPVFFGSAVNNFGVKELLEGFCDISPEPIARPTDKREVLPGEKNFSGFIFKIHANLDPRHRDRIAFLRICSGVFERGKFYHHTRLDKNVRFASPFSFMADSKSVVEEGFPGDVVGLYDTGTFKIGDTLTEGEELQFQGIPSFSPEIFKELVNLDPMKSKQLDKGIQQLTDEGVAQLFTLELGNRKFVGTVGELQFEVIQYRLENEYGAKCRWVPLNYTKACWITAENPAKLAEFIRLKGNQIAYDKDNNPVFLAESDWMLRMNQQNNPDVQFHLTSEFKLEAVR, encoded by the coding sequence ATGCAAACAAACATACAGGCTGAAACCGCCCGTCGGCGGACGTTCGCCATTATCAGTCACCCGGATGCCGGCAAGACCACGCTCACCGAAAAGCTGTTGCTCTTTGGCGGAGCTATCCAAACGGCCGGGGCTGTTAAATCCAACAAAATCAAGAAGTCAGCTACGTCCGACTTTATGGAGATTGAAAAGCAGCGGGGTATCTCCGTTGCTACGTCGGTCATGACCTTTGAGTATGATGATCTGAAGATCAATATCCTCGATACACCGGGGCACAAAGATTTTGCTGAAGATACGTACCGGACATTAACGGCCGTCGACAGTGTTATTCTGGTGATCGACTGCGTAAAAGGTGTTGAGGAGCAGACCGAACGGCTGATGGAAGTTTGCCGGATGCGGGATACGCCGGTGATTATTTTCATCAACAAGATGGACCGCGAGGGCCGTAATCCCTTCGACCTGCTCGACGAACTGGAAGAGAAGCTCAACATTCGGGTCCGGCCAATGACGTGGCCGGTTAACATGGGGTCTGACTTTAAAGGAGTCTACAGCCTGATCGAGAAAAAGTTATATTTCTTCAAAGCCAACAAAACCAAAGTAGAAGCCGATGTGCTGCCCATTGACCTGGCCGACGATATGCTCGACAGGAAGGTTGGTATACGCGATGCGGGTCAACTGCGCGAAGACGTGGAGCTGATTGATGGCGTCTATGATAGCTTCGATCGGCAGGCGTATCTGGATGGTAAACTGGCTCCCGTATTTTTTGGCTCGGCGGTCAATAACTTCGGCGTTAAAGAGTTGCTTGAAGGCTTCTGCGATATCTCGCCCGAACCCATTGCCCGCCCCACCGACAAACGGGAGGTGCTGCCCGGTGAGAAAAATTTCAGCGGCTTTATTTTTAAAATTCACGCCAACCTCGACCCCCGCCACCGCGACCGGATTGCGTTTCTACGCATCTGCTCGGGCGTGTTTGAGCGAGGTAAGTTTTACCACCATACCCGGCTAGATAAGAATGTGCGGTTTGCGTCGCCGTTCAGCTTCATGGCCGATAGCAAGAGCGTAGTCGAAGAAGGGTTCCCCGGCGACGTGGTCGGTTTGTACGACACGGGTACGTTCAAAATTGGCGATACGCTGACGGAAGGAGAGGAACTCCAGTTTCAGGGTATCCCCAGCTTCTCGCCTGAGATATTCAAGGAACTCGTCAACCTTGACCCCATGAAGTCGAAGCAACTGGATAAAGGTATTCAGCAGTTGACCGATGAGGGTGTGGCACAGTTGTTTACCCTTGAACTGGGAAACCGGAAGTTTGTGGGAACGGTGGGTGAACTCCAGTTTGAAGTTATTCAGTACCGCCTGGAAAATGAATACGGAGCCAAGTGTCGGTGGGTACCGCTCAACTACACCAAGGCGTGCTGGATTACGGCCGAGAACCCCGCCAAGCTGGCTGAGTTTATCCGGCTCAAAGGCAACCAGATTGCCTATGATAAGGATAACAATCCCGTATTCCTGGCCGAGTCGGACTGGATGCTCCGTATGAACCAGCAGAATAACCCCGATGTGCAGTTCCACCTGACATCAGAATTCAAACTAGAGGCTGTCCGCTAA
- the lepA gene encoding translation elongation factor 4, translated as MKHIRNFCIIAHIDHGKSTLADRLLEFTKTVGSRDMQAQLLDDMDLERERGITIKSHAIQMDYMYKGELYTLNLIDTPGHVDFSYEVSRSIAACEGALLLVDASQGTEAQTISNLYLALNNDLVIIPVLNKIDLPGAMPEEIKDEMVDLLGCERDDIIPASGKEGIGVPEILAAIVERIPAPTGEPAGPLQALIFDSHFNSYRGIEVIFRVKNGRIRKGDKVKFMNTGKEYTADEIGTLRLTQEPKDVIECGDVGYLISGIKVAKEVKVGDTVTTLDNPASVAIQGFSEVKPMVFAGIYPVETSEFEDLRDAMEKLQLNDAALVWEPETSAALGFGFRCGFLGMLHMEIVQERLEREFDMTVITTVPSVRFEVMTTKGEELQVSAPAEMPEPNLIDYIEEPFIRAQIITKAEYVGGIMGLCMDKRSILKNQVYLTADRVELQFEMPLAEVVFDFFDKLKTISRGYASLDYEFMDNRESDMVKLDVMLNGDKVDALSAIVHRSKSYEWGKKLCEKLRELIPRQQFEIAIQAAIGQKIIARETLSALRKDVLAKCYGGDISRKRKLLEKQKKGKKRMRQVGNVEIPQEAFMAVLKIN; from the coding sequence GTGAAACATATCCGTAATTTTTGCATTATCGCCCACATTGACCACGGCAAAAGTACCCTCGCTGACCGCCTGCTGGAGTTCACCAAAACTGTTGGTTCCCGCGACATGCAGGCCCAACTGCTCGACGATATGGATCTGGAGCGCGAACGTGGCATCACCATCAAGAGCCACGCGATCCAGATGGATTATATGTATAAGGGAGAGTTGTATACCCTCAACCTGATCGACACACCGGGCCACGTCGATTTTAGTTACGAAGTATCCCGCTCGATTGCGGCTTGCGAAGGAGCGCTGTTGCTCGTCGATGCATCGCAGGGAACGGAAGCACAAACGATTTCCAACCTGTACCTGGCGCTTAACAACGATCTGGTGATCATTCCCGTTCTGAATAAGATTGATCTGCCGGGTGCTATGCCTGAGGAAATCAAGGACGAGATGGTGGATCTGCTCGGCTGCGAACGGGACGATATTATTCCGGCATCGGGTAAGGAAGGCATTGGCGTTCCCGAGATTCTGGCCGCCATTGTTGAGCGTATCCCGGCACCAACCGGAGAGCCAGCCGGTCCATTACAGGCCCTTATCTTCGACTCGCATTTTAACTCCTATCGTGGTATCGAAGTTATCTTCCGGGTTAAGAACGGCCGTATTCGCAAGGGCGACAAGGTGAAATTCATGAACACCGGCAAAGAATATACCGCCGATGAGATTGGTACACTGCGGCTAACCCAGGAACCCAAAGACGTTATCGAGTGTGGCGACGTAGGATACTTGATTTCGGGGATTAAAGTGGCCAAGGAGGTTAAGGTTGGCGATACCGTCACAACCCTCGACAACCCGGCCAGCGTGGCTATTCAGGGATTTTCCGAGGTGAAACCAATGGTATTTGCCGGTATCTATCCGGTTGAGACGAGTGAGTTTGAAGACTTGCGCGACGCCATGGAGAAGCTGCAGCTCAATGATGCTGCGCTCGTGTGGGAGCCGGAAACTTCGGCGGCTCTGGGCTTTGGCTTCCGGTGTGGCTTCCTGGGCATGCTCCACATGGAGATTGTGCAGGAACGGCTGGAACGCGAGTTTGATATGACCGTAATTACTACGGTACCGTCGGTGCGCTTCGAAGTGATGACCACCAAAGGAGAAGAGCTACAGGTATCCGCCCCGGCCGAAATGCCCGAGCCCAACCTGATCGATTATATTGAAGAACCGTTTATCCGGGCGCAGATCATTACCAAAGCGGAATATGTAGGCGGAATCATGGGGCTTTGCATGGATAAGCGGAGTATCCTAAAAAACCAGGTTTACCTGACCGCCGACCGTGTTGAACTGCAGTTTGAGATGCCGTTAGCCGAGGTCGTATTCGATTTTTTTGATAAGCTCAAAACGATCTCGCGCGGCTATGCTTCGCTTGACTATGAGTTCATGGATAACCGGGAGTCAGACATGGTGAAGCTCGACGTGATGCTCAACGGTGATAAAGTCGATGCATTGTCGGCCATTGTTCACCGGTCGAAATCGTACGAATGGGGCAAGAAACTGTGCGAAAAATTGCGTGAGCTGATTCCCCGTCAGCAGTTCGAAATTGCAATCCAGGCGGCTATTGGCCAGAAAATTATTGCCCGCGAAACGCTGAGTGCCCTTCGTAAAGACGTACTGGCCAAATGTTACGGTGGTGATATATCCCGGAAGCGTAAGCTGCTCGAAAAACAGAAAAAGGGGAAGAAACGTATGCGTCAGGTGGGTAACGTCGAAATCCCGCAGGAAGCATTCATGGCCGTATTAAAGATCAACTAA
- a CDS encoding Lrp/AsnC ligand binding domain-containing protein produces the protein MTEKNLEIDNTDLKILSLLMQDANMAYTEIGKRIFVSGGTVHVRMNKLKQMGIVRGSQLVIDHAKLGWDISAFLGIYLDKSSLYEEVSRQLERIPEVVNVHYTTGIYSIFAKIVCRDTQHLREVLHDKIQKVSGIQRTETFISLEESVNRPIPFGETKEN, from the coding sequence ATGACCGAGAAAAATTTAGAAATTGATAATACTGACCTTAAAATCCTGAGTTTACTCATGCAGGATGCCAACATGGCTTATACCGAAATTGGCAAGCGAATTTTCGTTTCGGGGGGTACGGTACACGTCCGGATGAACAAATTGAAGCAGATGGGAATTGTGCGGGGCTCGCAGCTGGTGATCGACCACGCCAAACTCGGATGGGACATTAGCGCGTTTCTGGGCATCTACCTCGACAAAAGCTCGCTTTACGAAGAGGTTTCCCGCCAGTTGGAGCGTATTCCGGAGGTGGTGAACGTGCACTATACAACCGGCATTTACAGCATCTTTGCAAAAATCGTTTGCCGCGATACGCAGCACTTGCGGGAAGTCTTGCACGATAAAATTCAGAAAGTGAGCGGTATTCAGCGAACAGAAACGTTTATCTCGCTCGAAGAAAGCGTTAACCGGCCAATTCCCTTCGGCGAAACGAAAGAAAATTGA